The following nucleotide sequence is from Arvicola amphibius chromosome 1, mArvAmp1.2, whole genome shotgun sequence.
ttgtcttttctctggGCTGCACTGAGTATTTCCTGCTGGCTGTGATGGCTTATGATCGCTATTTGGCCATCTGCCTGCCACTACGTTATGGTGGCATCATGACACCCGGGCTGGCGACACGATTGGCCCTTGGGTCCTGGCTGTGTGGCTTTTCTGCCATCACGGTGCCAGCTGCCCTCATCTCCCGCCTCTCCTTCTGTGGCTCACGGGTCATCAACCATTTCTTCTGTGACATCTCACCCTGGATAGTGCTGTCCTGCACTGACACGCAGGTGGTGGAGCTGGTGTCCTTCGGTATTGCCTTCTGTGTCATTCTGGGCTCGTGTGGTATCACACTGGTCTCCTATGCctacatcatcaccaccatcatcaagaTTCCCTCTGCTCAGGGCCGGCGCCGTGCCTTCTAcacctgctcctcccaccttacaGTGGTCCTGATTTGGTATGGCTCCACTATCTTCTTGCACGTGAGGACCTCGGTAGAGAGCTCCTTGGACCTCACCAAGGCTATCACCGTGCTCAACACCATTGTCACACCAGTGTTGAACCCTTTCATATATACCCTGAGGAACAAGGATGTGAAGGAGGCTCTGCGCAGGACAGTGCAGGGAAAGTAAGCCCCCACCTACATGCATCTCCTCCAGAGGCTGCTCTGCAGGACTGGCCTTGGATGCCCTGTGGGCCAGTGCCAGCGTTCAGCACTTCTCTCTGTATGGCTCATGACGTTTTCTTGTAATGTTTACTGTCCCCCCCGCCCCATTGGTTTTTAGGAAGATTCTGGAAAGGAAACAGGGTGCTGGGTCCCTAGGAATTCCCTTCCAAGGGATATAATATTGGATGCTATGCACCAGTTCTGGCTAGATCCTCTACTAGGTCTGCATCTTGGTCCAATAGACTCTTCACCACCCTATAGATGTCACCCAGACATACCTGGAGTCTCCAAGAAGGATATGATAGGCTATCAGGAGTCCATGAAGACAGAGGTTAACTATGGTGGCAAagcacacaaaaccaaaaaaacaagcaCAGATGACTCAGAGGAAGCTGGCATCCTGCAAGGGCTCTGTGGGGTCACACTAGGGCACCAGAGCACATCCACCACACTTCATACCTTTCTGGGTCTTTAGCTGTTGAAAGTGGAGGGACAGGAAGGGGCCAGAGGGGTCATGGGGCCCTGGATACCCTTGTGGTTTCAGGTTCTTGTTGGAATTGGGAAAGGAACTGGGGTAATTTTCTAGTACGTTCGTACTTACTCTTGGAGCAGCATGGAAGGGATCTGTCACGTCACTATTCTGAACCTGTGTCTCCATTCATTGATGGGACCATTACAGTACTGTCTCAAGGAGGCCTTATGAGTATGAATGACTTAGTGTGTCCAGAGTGCTTAGAGTAGGGGCCAGAAAATGCCATTAATATTGTTTCATAATTTATTAGATAAAGCAATATAGACTGTTCTGTCTGCTTGTTTGGAGACATTGATTCATGTGTCTCAGGCTTTCTTCAAACTAGCTGTGTAATATAgcaggagactgctcattcattcctggctgcccagactcgaataaccacacagaaactatattaattacaacactgcttagcctattagctcaggcttcttattaactaactcctagatcttaaattaacccatttctattaatctatgtattggtacaaggctgtggtttactggtaaggatccagcatctgtctctttctgtagctacatggtgtctccttgattctgcctactctatctacctacctaactatctctatctatctatctatctatctatctatctatctatctatctatctatctatctatctatctatctcttccagcctggctatatttcaccctgctataggctgaagcagcttccttattaaccaatggtaataaaacgttaatatcatacagaggggaatcccacatcagtgtaactgaggatgaccttgaacttctgatcctcctgcctccacctcccaaatgctatgattacaggcgtgtaccaccaaCCCTCAGTTTTCTGGGGATGGGACTTGAACTAGAGCTTCATGAAagctagacaagcactctccTGACCAAGTTATCCCCCAGCTCTCACACTGTCTTCTTAGCTTTCTCCCTTTAACTTAGACAACCAACGGTACCTGTGATCTCTACCTCATCCACCTTGATCTCTCAGGCCCTAGGGACACCAGAGAGAACAGGACTCCTTAGGTGGCCTGTATTGAAAAATAAGTGGTTGGTCATTTGGATTTGGAGAGGCCCCAGTGGCTCTGAGAGAGTCTGTACTTTGGTTACTTCAGATCTTGGTCAGATCATCTCTTGCTCGGGTTGAGACATCAGTTACCTGAGCCTGCCTGGCTTGGCTACAGTCTGAATCAGGGCTGCTGTGTGGTAGGTCCAAGCTCAGCACACAACTTACTCTAGCTGTCCAGGAGGAATTGTTGGGTAACAAGGTGATGCCCCCTTGTAGGCCCTTCCTATCCTCTCCAGTATCACTGGGGCTAATCACAGGCTGCCTCATTTGACATCCCTCTGGCCCCATGTCCTAACCCTTATGACTTCCTTATCCTGTCCAACCCAAGGCCAAGGCCTATATGATCCACTTTTTGACTTTTGTCTTCACTGTCTTCCAGAAGAGAAGCTCAAGTAGGGCATAGAATCTCTTCTCTGCAGTGACCCCTGCCAAAGATGGGGCTTGGATGCAGGCACCACCAGCCGAGAATCCCCTACCATCTAAGGACTGGAGCCAGAGGATATGCTGACCCTCAGGCTTGCACACTCAACTGGACTTGAACACTCCGCTATCTCTGTTGTTGACAATTGAATATTCCATGTTTGTGGTTACTTTCCAAATAATGAATTAAAGAGCACCAGGTTCAGTCATTCATGTTTGATGGAGAAGTCAGTATCACACTACACGGTGTGGTTTCATGACCTCCAGCCGCTCCTGAGGGATACTGGTGGTGGCAAGCATAGAGGGGTTATGCTCAGTATCTGTGCTCTGCTGTGCAACGGCCTCTTTGCTGCTGGCTAACCAGACACTCTGAGATCCATAGTGATGTGTCTGAGGTCAGGGACAGCACTCAGGGACCCCTTAGTCCCCTCCTCTGTCATTCTGACATGTGACTGCTTTCACGGATGTCCTTACCAATTCCTCTCCTCCACTGAGACCACTAAGAAGGAGACAGAGTAGGTGACTGAGAAGAGCGGAGGTGACCAGTGCCTTCCCGGTCATTTTATTTTGGGTCAAGATGACAGATGTAGCCTTGGGTGGAAGAGCCCACTCTTGGGCTTAACCTGGCAGGCATCATCTAGTCCCTCTCATTTTTGTGAACGGCCCAGATTCTTATGAACCATGACAGGAGGTGATGCCGTGCAGAGTTCAGGGTTTTGAATGGGCCCTGCAGTATGTGCAGAATGATAAATTCTTGGGACCCCAGATCCCCCTGGGACCTGCAGGCCTGTGCTTTCTGGGTTTCACCTTTCCCAAGAAAGCTAGCGTCTCCTGGAAATTCAACATTCGACCCAGAATTTACTTCCTAGGCTGAGAAACTAGACAATTTTTGAATTCTGAAAGGGAAGACCTAATATTTTCTTGTGACTGATTTTCTCCATATGATGAGTGTattagttgggggaggggagagtctcTAAAGCAgatgttctcaacctgtgggtcatgacccctttggcagtcaaatgatcctttcatagggtcacatatcagatatcctacatatcagatatttaagttacaattcataacagtagcaaaattacagttatgaagcagcagtgaaaatttatggttggggtcaccacagcatgaggaactgtattaaagggttacagcattaggaaggttgagaaccactgctctaaaggaaCAGAGTTGacagaatgaacacacacatgcacacacacatacacacacacacacacacacagaggcacacacacagacacgccaaccccccccccccacaagggATGTAGGGAGTGGCTTGAAGTTCCACATTACAGTCCTTCATCAAATGAgtccagggcaggaactcagcacaggaaactggaggcaggaactatagTAGAAGCCACGGAGAAGTGTCATTTACTGGATTGCTCTTCCTCACTTGCTCCGTTTGTTTTCTTAGTCACCCTAGGTTGACTTGCCCAGTGGTGACATCACCCATAGTGAACTGGaatctcccacatcaatccttaatcaagaaaatgtcttacagactTTCTTATAGGCAGTCTGGACGAAGGCATTGCTTCAGTTTGAGTTTCTCTTTCCAGATAACTTTATCTTATGTtaggctggaaaaaaaatccaaccagtACAAAGAAGAAATCTGATAGCTGTGGAtagtcagagactgcttgttcattttccagctgcccagacccgaaataaccaaacagaaattgtattaattaaaacactgcttggtctattagcttatgcacatttctagctaactatttcatcttaaattaaccaatttctattaatttgtgtatttccaCATGGTTATatcctactggtaaggttctgtctggtgtcCGGTGTCtatctcctgcagtggctacatggcttctctctaacttcacctactctctctctatcttttcaATCCTGGTTAtattctattaagccattggccaaaagcagcttctttattaaccaatggcaataaaacatattcacagcatataaaaGGGAACCCCACATCAGCTGTTCTGTTAAGGCCAGTGGGTAGGAGCCATAGTTCCATAACAACAGGAAGGCTGCATAATGATTGACAGTTTGCATTTACTGATCTCCCTTGGTTGTTCAttcgtttgttcattcatttgttcattcattcattcatacatacatacttacttaTACTTTTTGgtttaattattttgagaaagggtctcattatgtagccctggctaccccaCAGACTAATAGAGGTTCATTAGCCCATgattcccatgtgctgggatcaaagatgtacaccaccacacctagcaacAACTTTGAAGCACTTGTTTATTTACTGGTAtgcattttttatttctgattaatAATAATTGTGTGTACTGTTGAAGCTCAGTCTAATACTTCCATGACatgtttacatttgaaaatgaGCAAGATATGCCAACAGTCTGTTGGGAATTTATGTGTCTATGCCCGTGGGAAATACTTATCTGTAGGACCCTCTCGCAAAGTCCTAGTCAGGCT
It contains:
- the LOC119812892 gene encoding olfactory receptor 287 produces the protein MSPKYLMAWGTGQNLSIPGPFILLGFPGPWSLRAGLFLLFLVMYLLTVAGNLAIMCLIGAHRCLQTPMYFFLCNLSFLEIWFTTACVPKTLATFAPLGGAISLAGCATQMYFVFSLGCTEYFLLAVMAYDRYLAICLPLRYGGIMTPGLATRLALGSWLCGFSAITVPAALISRLSFCGSRVINHFFCDISPWIVLSCTDTQVVELVSFGIAFCVILGSCGITLVSYAYIITTIIKIPSAQGRRRAFYTCSSHLTVVLIWYGSTIFLHVRTSVESSLDLTKAITVLNTIVTPVLNPFIYTLRNKDVKEALRRTVQGK